The following are from one region of the Campylobacter concisus genome:
- a CDS encoding motility protein A, protein MDLGTVVGWVLTLVLLFGSMAIGVGIGPYIDVPSIMIVFGGTIGVMMVGFKMETLKGVGKFYGVAVKPSVVVNLPETIKKIVDYSTKARRDGILSLESEVNNETNQFLKRGLSMAVDGNEPDAIRALLEIDIDQTSTRHSNNIKIFEQVGGFAGAMGMIGTLIGLVAMLLNMSDPSAIGPSMAVALLTTLYGAMIGNIIGAPVANILSIRDADEALEKQVVLEGIMSIQAGDNPRTLEAKLLAFLPPKDRKSQFE, encoded by the coding sequence ATGGATTTAGGAACCGTCGTCGGCTGGGTTTTGACCCTAGTGCTTTTGTTTGGATCAATGGCGATAGGCGTTGGTATAGGACCATACATCGACGTGCCTTCGATAATGATCGTTTTTGGTGGTACTATCGGCGTTATGATGGTTGGCTTCAAGATGGAGACGCTTAAAGGTGTTGGTAAATTTTATGGAGTTGCTGTTAAGCCATCAGTCGTAGTAAATTTACCTGAGACTATAAAAAAAATAGTTGATTATTCAACTAAAGCTAGACGTGATGGTATCTTATCGCTTGAAAGCGAAGTAAATAATGAGACAAATCAGTTTTTAAAAAGAGGCCTCTCAATGGCGGTCGATGGCAATGAGCCAGATGCGATCAGAGCGCTTTTGGAGATCGATATCGATCAAACTAGTACAAGACATTCAAATAATATTAAAATTTTTGAGCAAGTTGGCGGTTTTGCGGGTGCGATGGGTATGATAGGTACGCTCATTGGTCTTGTTGCGATGCTTCTTAACATGTCAGATCCTAGTGCGATCGGCCCATCAATGGCGGTTGCCTTGCTTACGACACTTTATGGTGCGATGATAGGTAACATCATAGGTGCGCCTGTGGCAAACATCCTCTCTATTCGCGATGCTGATGAAGCACTTGAAAAACAAGTCGTGCTTGAGGGAATCATGTCGATACAAGCAGGTGATAATCCAAGAACGCTTGAAGCTAAACTCTTAGCATTTTTACCACCAAAAGATAGAAAAAGTCAGTTTGAATAA